A region of uncultured Draconibacterium sp. DNA encodes the following proteins:
- a CDS encoding P-II family nitrogen regulator, with product MKMILAIIRIDKMNATKRALTAAGITSMTATGKVFGRGKGFWDAQVMEGAKQDMPEALAHLGKEPRLRPQRVLNIAVSDHNVQLTVDTIIEVNQTPAPGDGKIFVLPLDDTYRVRTGETGTTIL from the coding sequence ATGAAGATGATATTGGCTATTATCCGGATTGATAAAATGAATGCAACGAAAAGGGCTCTTACCGCAGCCGGCATCACATCGATGACGGCAACCGGAAAAGTTTTTGGACGCGGAAAAGGCTTTTGGGATGCACAGGTTATGGAAGGTGCAAAACAGGACATGCCTGAAGCACTTGCCCATCTTGGAAAAGAACCCCGGCTGAGACCACAGCGTGTACTAAATATTGCGGTTTCCGACCACAATGTTCAGTTAACAGTTGATACGATTATCGAAGTTAATCAGACTCCTGCTCCCGGCGACGGAAAAATATTTGTTCTTCCGTTGGATGATACCTACCGGGTTCGTACCGGCGAAACAGGAACGACAATCCTTTAA
- the nifH gene encoding nitrogenase iron protein, which translates to MRKIAIYGKGGIGKSTTTQNTVAGLVEMGKNVIVVGCDPKADSTRLLLGGLAQKTVLDTLREEGEDVELDDIIKEGYGGTRCVESGGPEPGVGCAGRGIITSINMLEQLGAWDEKFETDYTFYDVLGDVVCGGFAMPIRDGKAEEIYIVVSGEMMAMYAANNICKGIKKYAQTGTVRLGGLICNSRKVENEKEMIEQLASAIGTQMIHFVPRDNMVQQAEINRKTVIEFKPEHPQADEYRALAKAIDENELFVIPEPLEIEELEKLLIDFGIAN; encoded by the coding sequence ATGAGAAAGATTGCAATTTATGGTAAAGGTGGAATTGGTAAATCAACCACAACACAGAACACAGTAGCTGGTTTGGTAGAGATGGGTAAAAATGTAATTGTAGTAGGTTGCGACCCTAAAGCAGACTCTACTCGTTTGTTACTTGGTGGTTTGGCACAAAAAACCGTTCTGGATACACTACGTGAAGAAGGTGAAGATGTTGAATTAGATGACATCATCAAAGAAGGATATGGCGGTACTCGTTGTGTTGAATCAGGTGGTCCTGAGCCAGGTGTAGGATGTGCCGGTCGTGGTATCATTACTTCAATTAATATGTTGGAGCAATTAGGTGCATGGGATGAAAAATTCGAAACTGATTATACTTTCTACGATGTACTTGGTGACGTTGTATGTGGAGGTTTCGCAATGCCTATCCGTGATGGAAAAGCTGAAGAGATTTACATTGTAGTATCTGGTGAGATGATGGCAATGTATGCTGCCAACAACATCTGTAAAGGTATTAAAAAGTACGCTCAAACAGGTACCGTGCGCTTAGGAGGTCTTATCTGTAACTCACGTAAGGTTGAAAACGAGAAGGAAATGATCGAGCAATTGGCAAGCGCAATTGGAACTCAAATGATTCACTTCGTTCCTCGCGATAACATGGTTCAGCAAGCAGAGATTAACCGTAAAACAGTTATTGAATTCAAACCTGAACATCCTCAGGCAGATGAATACAGAGCCTTGGCCAAAGCTATTGACGAAAACGAATTATTCGTAATTCCTGAGCCACTGGAAATCGAAGAGTTAGAGAAGTTATTGATCGATTTCGGTATTGCCAACTAA
- a CDS encoding P-II family nitrogen regulator: protein MLMIRAIIRPEKSSKVLKALFEAGYIAVTKIPVVGRGKQRGIKIGDVTYDELPKEMLIMVIKDEDKDFAISTIMEAARSEPKGAFGDGKIFVTSVDEAYTISRGTKEL, encoded by the coding sequence ATGTTAATGATAAGAGCTATTATACGCCCAGAGAAATCAAGTAAAGTATTAAAAGCCCTGTTTGAAGCAGGATACATTGCCGTTACAAAGATCCCGGTAGTGGGTCGCGGTAAACAGCGCGGTATTAAAATCGGCGATGTTACTTACGATGAACTTCCTAAAGAGATGTTGATCATGGTAATTAAAGACGAGGACAAAGATTTCGCTATCAGCACCATTATGGAAGCTGCCCGCTCGGAACCCAAAGGTGCATTTGGTGATGGGAAAATATTTGTAACCTCGGTAGACGAGGCCTACACAATCAGCCGAGGAACAAAAGAATTATAA